The following proteins come from a genomic window of Deltaproteobacteria bacterium:
- a CDS encoding HAD-IIB family hydrolase has protein sequence MGDEFVASLFGDSHRGRHIRAVAARARELGPQLGLGVVFEADLVAAAYLHDIGYTPDVSRTGFHQLDGAVWCAHRGYSDEVVAAVLTHSGAPEEAALDPRVRDFYAALPPIAPTPLADALTFCDLRTLPTGERITANEHLREIAVRYGAEHIVTRSQPDAEPRMFAARTRVLARIAQRQGSLPWVFVDVDNTLVGPGEMPRERTRRAIRDYVASGGRVSLATGKHVEAIRLLQRALGLPGPHVSGNGALVVDGDDVRALYHLDPEHLALTDELQKMGIAYIVYVRAELLSDSPHLTDEQIRRLTRYYESAPRRVERVVPEDEPFKILTYVPSGDPREADVRALAASAGVACVRTAPDFLEMLGNEDGKAHGMEWILANADWPSFHTVAIGDGENDLTMMRRAGLAFAVANAEADVSDAADRVVASCLDEGFADALDELRRPCEQDDR, from the coding sequence TTGGGCGACGAATTCGTCGCGTCGCTATTCGGCGATTCGCATCGCGGACGGCACATCCGCGCCGTGGCCGCGCGGGCGCGCGAACTGGGGCCGCAGCTCGGTTTGGGGGTGGTGTTCGAGGCGGATCTCGTCGCGGCCGCGTATCTGCACGACATCGGCTACACCCCGGACGTGTCGCGAACCGGATTCCACCAACTCGACGGCGCGGTGTGGTGCGCTCATCGCGGCTACTCGGACGAAGTCGTGGCCGCCGTGCTTACGCACTCAGGTGCGCCGGAAGAAGCCGCGCTCGATCCCCGTGTCCGCGACTTCTACGCGGCGCTTCCGCCTATCGCGCCGACGCCGCTCGCCGACGCGCTCACGTTCTGCGATCTGCGCACCTTGCCGACGGGGGAGCGCATCACCGCGAACGAGCACCTGCGCGAAATCGCGGTGCGTTACGGCGCGGAGCACATCGTCACGCGGTCGCAACCGGACGCCGAGCCGCGCATGTTTGCGGCGCGGACGCGCGTGCTGGCTCGGATCGCGCAACGTCAAGGCTCGCTGCCGTGGGTCTTTGTCGACGTGGACAACACGCTGGTCGGCCCGGGCGAGATGCCGCGCGAGCGGACGCGCAGGGCGATTCGCGACTACGTCGCGTCGGGCGGGCGCGTGAGTCTTGCGACGGGCAAGCATGTCGAGGCGATCCGCCTGTTGCAGCGGGCGCTGGGCCTGCCGGGGCCGCACGTCTCCGGCAACGGCGCGCTCGTGGTGGACGGAGACGACGTTCGTGCGCTCTACCACCTAGATCCCGAACATCTGGCCCTCACCGACGAGCTTCAAAAAATGGGGATCGCGTACATCGTCTATGTGCGCGCCGAGTTGCTTTCGGATTCTCCGCACCTGACGGACGAACAGATCAGGCGGCTCACGCGTTACTACGAGTCCGCTCCGCGCCGCGTCGAGCGCGTTGTCCCTGAAGACGAACCGTTCAAAATCCTCACCTATGTGCCGAGCGGCGATCCGCGTGAGGCCGACGTGCGCGCGCTGGCGGCGTCGGCGGGCGTGGCGTGCGTGCGCACCGCGCCGGATTTTTTGGAGATGCTCGGCAATGAGGACGGAAAGGCGCACGGTATGGAGTGGATACTCGCAAACGCGGACTGGCCGAGCTTCCACACAGTCGCGATCGGCGATGGCGAGAACGACCTGACCATGATGCGCCGGGCGGGGCTCGCTTTTGCCGTGGCCAATGCCGAAGCCGATGTGAGCGACGCGGCCGACCGTGTGGTCGCCTCGTGTCTGGATGAGGGCTTCGCGGACGCGCTGGACGAACTGCGCCGCCCTTGCGAACAGGACGATCGGTGA
- a CDS encoding phage holin family protein, with amino-acid sequence MNPFWGRFFANIAGLVVIQALFGGIHFSGAFAFIFAALVLGIVNAVIRPVVTILSLPITIVTLGIFALVVNGLMLGLVSWLTPGFHVEGCGTTIFAALVLSIVSAIAGRLIGVEMDD; translated from the coding sequence ATGAACCCGTTCTGGGGACGGTTTTTCGCGAACATCGCCGGGTTGGTCGTCATTCAAGCCCTCTTCGGCGGCATCCATTTCTCGGGCGCGTTCGCGTTCATTTTCGCGGCGCTGGTGCTGGGGATCGTCAACGCGGTCATCCGGCCCGTGGTCACGATTCTCTCCCTGCCCATCACCATCGTGACGCTCGGCATCTTCGCGCTCGTCGTGAATGGTTTGATGCTCGGCCTCGTTTCGTGGCTCACGCCGGGATTCCATGTCGAGGGCTGCGGCACGACGATCTTCGCCGCGCTCGTTCTGTCGATCGTCTCGGCCATCGCGGGCCGCCTGATCGGCGTGGAGATGGACGACTGA
- a CDS encoding DNA-3-methyladenine glycosylase 2 family protein, producing MARGRAARDRHAHLPEPERTLAASDPKLGDAIAAVIDAHGVQRYAKRTGHTPFQMLARAIVFQQLSGKAASTIWGRFAALCPGGRVTPEAIGALRFEDMRAAGLSAQKAAYVIDLAEHARNRTVRFTRIGHLNDEDVIDSLTHVKGVGRWTAQMFLMFTLLRPDVLPEGDLGVRKGVQIVHRRPELPSPTEVLAVGESWAPYRSLASLYLWRIQDLKVPVE from the coding sequence ATGGCGCGCGGCCGGGCCGCACGCGACCGCCACGCGCACCTGCCCGAACCGGAGCGAACGCTCGCGGCATCGGACCCGAAACTCGGCGACGCGATCGCCGCGGTGATCGACGCGCACGGGGTGCAGCGTTATGCGAAGCGGACGGGTCACACGCCGTTTCAGATGCTCGCGCGGGCGATCGTCTTCCAGCAGCTTTCGGGCAAGGCGGCCTCGACGATCTGGGGTCGTTTCGCGGCGCTTTGCCCCGGAGGGCGCGTGACACCCGAGGCGATCGGCGCGCTGCGTTTCGAGGACATGCGCGCGGCGGGGCTCTCGGCTCAGAAGGCCGCGTACGTCATCGACCTCGCCGAGCATGCCCGGAATCGGACCGTGCGTTTCACGCGCATCGGTCATCTGAACGACGAGGATGTGATCGACTCGCTGACGCACGTGAAGGGCGTGGGGCGATGGACGGCGCAGATGTTTCTGATGTTCACACTGCTGCGGCCGGATGTGCTGCCCGAGGGTGATTTGGGCGTGCGCAAGGGCGTCCAGATCGTCCATCGGCGGCCCGAGCTGCCCAGTCCTACCGAGGTGCTGGCCGTCGGCGAAAGCTGGGCGCCGTACCGCAGCCTCGCCAGCCTGTACCTGTGGCGAATTCAGGATTTGAAGGTTCCGGTGGAATGA
- a CDS encoding ATP-binding protein, with protein MKNWKNFKSVDVELARRAFLVGPNATGKSNFLDAIRFLRDLATDGGGLAQAVDKWRGGVSHVRSLFARQNPNVEIQVDVRSEEGNGFRYGLVFNSRTKRDQTPVVLREAVERITTDGKIETLLDRPDKADRRDSERLTQTAIQQVTANKKFREMVAFFDSITYLHLVPQLLREEQLPRRSGKSPDQFGRDLLNQIKDVTPRTRTARLRRIGAIMKIVVPQLESLDFEIDQDGRPRLFANFRHWRQYGAKQYEVQFSDGTLRLIGLLWSLQERAGPLLLEEPELSLHTAIVRQMAPFIYKAQRSRSGRQVILSTHSEQILQDEGVAPEEVLLVRPVHEGSEIVVGAQIPEVANLMAAGFTAHETISPRTVTDQMSLFSGADL; from the coding sequence TTGAAAAACTGGAAGAACTTCAAGTCGGTCGATGTCGAACTGGCGCGGCGAGCGTTTCTGGTGGGACCGAACGCGACGGGCAAGTCGAACTTTCTCGATGCCATTCGCTTTCTCCGGGATCTCGCCACGGACGGCGGCGGTCTGGCACAGGCGGTTGACAAGTGGCGCGGAGGAGTCAGTCACGTCCGATCGCTGTTCGCACGCCAGAATCCCAACGTCGAGATTCAGGTCGACGTTCGATCGGAAGAAGGAAATGGCTTCCGATACGGTCTTGTGTTCAACAGCCGAACGAAGCGCGACCAGACGCCAGTAGTGCTTCGGGAAGCGGTCGAGAGAATTACGACCGACGGAAAAATCGAGACGCTTCTCGATCGGCCGGACAAAGCGGACAGGCGCGACAGTGAGCGTCTGACGCAGACGGCGATTCAGCAGGTTACGGCGAATAAAAAATTTCGCGAAATGGTCGCGTTCTTCGATTCGATCACGTACCTCCATCTGGTTCCGCAGCTACTTCGGGAAGAGCAACTCCCACGACGTTCGGGGAAATCCCCGGACCAGTTCGGTCGCGACCTCCTCAATCAGATCAAGGACGTAACGCCAAGAACGAGGACGGCGCGCTTGAGACGCATCGGAGCGATTATGAAGATCGTCGTTCCGCAATTGGAGAGTTTGGACTTTGAGATCGACCAGGACGGGCGCCCCAGACTGTTCGCCAATTTCCGGCACTGGCGGCAATACGGTGCGAAGCAATATGAGGTTCAGTTTTCCGATGGCACGCTCCGTCTGATTGGCCTGCTTTGGTCGTTGCAGGAGCGCGCGGGCCCGTTGCTTCTGGAGGAGCCGGAGCTCTCCCTGCACACCGCGATCGTCCGTCAGATGGCGCCCTTCATTTACAAGGCTCAACGTTCGCGTTCCGGGCGACAAGTGATTCTCTCGACGCACAGCGAGCAGATCCTTCAGGACGAAGGTGTCGCACCGGAGGAGGTATTGCTCGTTCGACCCGTGCATGAGGGCTCCGAGATCGTCGTTGGGGCTCAGATCCCCGAGGTTGCGAACCTGATGGCCGCGGGCTTCACGGCGCACGAGACGATTTCGCCGCGGACGGTTACCGACCAGATGTCTCTGTTTTCGGGAGCGGACCTTTGA
- a CDS encoding metallophosphoesterase family protein, giving the protein MSIKWLSCVFAMTLVFAACSGGDSDNGDGGGGPAVDDDAVDDDAAIDDDNATDDDTSDDDAADDDTFPPLPDDDADDDADDDVDDDTGDDDSVPAECEASIVREPYLQWVTTDSVRVRWRTDEPGYSMVRWGVEDRAEESILSNDLVRKHEMVITGLDPRTVYPYRVESCGVQSTTEDFITAPDDPSEPFTFSVWGDTQDHPDVHEQVAAAAYDWDPDFALHVGDLVGSGWRPGDYDNEFFGPAKQFLQSTPFFPAMGNHDGNSPFYFDSFYQPGSWGYYSFTYGNTFFVALNTTWIYIPGSEQYRWFVDQLESDAAQNADWIVVYAHHPPYSEGWVGYDGEPMVRMFLVPLFEEYGVDIYFSGHTHNYERGTKNGVTYIISGGGGGGLDPWARDYEHVEVWAGVHHFTGVTVDGPTIDIEAWDIDDNLVDTYQITQ; this is encoded by the coding sequence ATGTCGATCAAATGGCTTTCGTGTGTCTTTGCGATGACTTTGGTTTTCGCCGCGTGTTCCGGCGGCGATTCGGATAACGGCGACGGCGGCGGCGGTCCGGCGGTCGATGACGACGCCGTTGACGACGACGCCGCGATCGACGACGACAACGCGACCGACGACGACACATCGGATGATGACGCAGCCGATGACGATACGTTTCCCCCGCTGCCGGACGACGACGCGGACGACGACGCGGACGACGACGTGGACGACGACACGGGCGACGACGACTCGGTGCCCGCGGAATGCGAGGCGAGCATCGTCCGCGAGCCTTACCTGCAGTGGGTGACGACGGACAGCGTGCGCGTGCGCTGGCGCACCGACGAACCGGGCTACTCGATGGTGCGTTGGGGGGTGGAGGACCGCGCCGAGGAGAGCATTCTGTCGAACGATCTGGTGCGCAAGCACGAGATGGTCATCACGGGGCTCGATCCACGCACGGTGTATCCGTATCGCGTGGAGTCGTGCGGCGTGCAAAGCACGACCGAGGACTTCATCACCGCGCCCGACGATCCGTCGGAGCCGTTCACGTTCTCGGTCTGGGGCGACACGCAGGACCACCCGGATGTCCACGAACAGGTGGCTGCCGCGGCGTACGACTGGGATCCCGATTTCGCGCTTCACGTCGGCGATCTGGTCGGCAGCGGCTGGCGACCGGGGGACTACGACAACGAGTTTTTCGGACCGGCGAAGCAGTTCCTTCAGTCAACGCCGTTTTTCCCGGCGATGGGCAACCACGACGGCAATTCGCCCTTCTACTTCGACTCGTTCTACCAGCCGGGTTCGTGGGGCTATTACAGTTTCACGTACGGCAATACGTTCTTCGTTGCGCTCAACACGACGTGGATCTACATCCCCGGGTCGGAGCAATACCGCTGGTTTGTGGACCAGCTCGAAAGCGACGCAGCCCAAAATGCCGACTGGATCGTGGTCTACGCGCATCATCCGCCCTATAGCGAGGGCTGGGTCGGCTACGACGGCGAGCCGATGGTTCGCATGTTTCTCGTTCCGCTCTTCGAGGAGTACGGCGTGGACATCTACTTCTCGGGACACACGCACAACTACGAGCGCGGCACCAAGAACGGTGTCACCTACATCATCTCGGGCGGTGGCGGCGGCGGGCTTGACCCCTGGGCGCGCGACTACGAGCACGTCGAGGTCTGGGCCGGCGTTCATCACTTCACCGGCGTGACGGTGGATGGCCCCACCATCGACATCGAGGCATGGGATATCGACGACAATCTCGTGGATACCTACCAGATCACGCAATGA
- a CDS encoding glycoside hydrolase family 1 protein — protein MTRRAALILIGCAVWVIASGCESGNDDPSANSGPGDDDADDDAADDDVDDDASPDIAYPFPNGFLFGTASAGFQHEMGCPTLSDEECADRGSDWYAYMVADETRAMARTFLSDEDPAVIGPGQWELYEQDFDLIADDLAGNAYRLGIEWSRIFPTSTVGTVGFDELRAVANEGAVAHYHDLFAAMRERGLTPVVTLNHYTLPLWIHDGVGCTVDLASCSPRGWLDPDLIVPEIAKFAGFVAREFGGDVDWWLTLNEPISVLLPGFLLPTPDRTNPPAAILDGDSFVLATETMIEAHARMVDAVRDGDTDDADGDGVNEQVGLVYNMAPVRALDETNPLDTQTAENIFYLWNLLVMDGVGLGLWDDDLDGQGEVREGWTDRLDFWGLNYYVRITVEGLPFSLLPGTTPLLTLNPLTVVFDEVYPRGLYETTLYMTERYHVPIFITENNAGMIAKDRVDLETRYLVEYLSWLSRAIEDGADIRGYFYWSLIDNIEWNKGSTFPVGLFAMDAADPSKPRTPREIADVYARVAAIGGVPRELAVAYPID, from the coding sequence ATGACTCGCCGCGCCGCGCTGATCCTGATCGGTTGCGCGGTGTGGGTCATCGCGTCCGGTTGCGAGTCCGGCAACGATGACCCTTCGGCCAATTCAGGGCCGGGCGACGACGACGCGGACGATGACGCCGCCGACGATGATGTCGACGACGACGCTTCGCCCGACATCGCGTATCCCTTCCCCAATGGGTTCCTCTTCGGGACCGCCTCGGCGGGATTTCAGCACGAGATGGGCTGCCCGACGCTCTCCGACGAGGAGTGCGCCGACCGGGGCTCGGACTGGTACGCGTACATGGTCGCGGACGAAACCCGCGCCATGGCGCGGACGTTTCTCTCGGATGAAGACCCTGCCGTCATCGGTCCCGGCCAGTGGGAACTCTATGAGCAGGATTTCGACCTGATCGCGGACGATCTGGCGGGAAACGCCTATCGCCTCGGCATCGAGTGGAGCCGGATCTTTCCGACGTCCACCGTCGGCACCGTGGGATTCGACGAACTTCGCGCCGTCGCGAACGAGGGTGCGGTCGCGCACTATCACGATCTGTTCGCCGCCATGCGCGAACGTGGCCTGACGCCGGTCGTAACGCTTAACCACTACACGCTGCCGCTGTGGATTCACGACGGCGTGGGCTGCACGGTGGATCTCGCGTCGTGTTCGCCGCGGGGGTGGCTCGATCCCGATTTGATCGTACCGGAAATCGCCAAGTTCGCCGGTTTCGTCGCGCGCGAATTCGGCGGTGACGTGGACTGGTGGCTCACGCTCAACGAGCCGATCTCGGTGCTGCTTCCGGGCTTCCTGTTGCCGACGCCGGACCGCACCAATCCCCCCGCCGCGATTCTCGACGGCGACAGTTTCGTGCTCGCGACCGAAACCATGATCGAGGCGCACGCCCGCATGGTGGACGCCGTGCGCGACGGCGACACCGACGACGCGGACGGCGACGGCGTGAACGAACAGGTGGGGCTCGTCTACAACATGGCCCCGGTCCGCGCGTTGGACGAGACGAATCCACTCGATACGCAGACCGCCGAAAACATTTTCTATCTGTGGAACCTGCTCGTAATGGACGGCGTGGGCCTCGGTCTATGGGATGACGACCTGGACGGGCAGGGAGAGGTGCGCGAGGGCTGGACCGACCGCCTCGATTTCTGGGGACTCAATTACTACGTGCGAATTACCGTCGAGGGCCTGCCGTTCTCGCTGCTGCCCGGTACGACGCCGCTGCTCACCCTCAATCCGCTCACGGTCGTCTTCGACGAGGTCTACCCACGCGGGCTCTACGAGACGACGCTCTACATGACCGAGCGATACCACGTGCCGATTTTCATCACCGAGAACAACGCCGGAATGATCGCGAAAGACCGCGTCGATCTCGAGACAAGATATTTGGTCGAGTATCTGTCTTGGCTCTCGCGCGCAATCGAGGATGGCGCGGATATTCGGGGATATTTTTACTGGTCTCTCATCGACAACATCGAATGGAACAAGGGCTCCACGTTCCCCGTCGGCCTTTTCGCCATGGATGCCGCGGACCCGTCCAAACCTCGCACCCCGCGTGAGATTGCCGACGTTTACGCCCGCGTCGCGGCGATCGGTGGCGTCCCGCGCGAACTGGCCGTCGCGTATCCGATCGACTGA
- a CDS encoding Gfo/Idh/MocA family oxidoreductase, producing MKTVRIGIIGSGWISVTHMEAFRALAGVKVVAQHSRDEIRAKAFCKAQGIPAHHSDLKEMLARKDIDAVTVSLPNSLHAPYALQAIRAGKHVIVEKPLCLTLAEADEMIAAAKKAGVIIGYAEELCYIPKFVRAKELADSGAIGDVFFVKQSEKHAGPYSPWFFQADLAGGGILMDMGCHAIEYCRWTLGKPAVKSVYCDLGLYSYAGMMELDDHCVMIIEFEGGKKALVESSWTLKGGMESRAEIHGTKGVIQTSLLQDGFGMKMFSEPGSAGDEDHAGKGWTHPGWAENWQNGYPQEMQDFVNCIRNGGTPLESGIDGRVVLEIMIAGYLSAATGKRIDFPFKDPGGYKTPVEIWLKARRKAARAVAKTKKA from the coding sequence ATGAAAACCGTACGCATCGGCATTATCGGTTCGGGCTGGATTTCCGTCACGCACATGGAGGCGTTTCGCGCGCTCGCGGGCGTGAAGGTCGTCGCGCAGCACAGCCGCGACGAGATCCGCGCGAAGGCGTTCTGCAAGGCGCAGGGGATCCCCGCCCATCACAGCGACCTGAAAGAGATGCTGGCGCGCAAGGACATCGATGCCGTGACGGTGAGCCTGCCGAACTCGCTCCACGCGCCCTACGCCTTGCAGGCGATCCGCGCGGGCAAACACGTCATCGTCGAAAAGCCCCTGTGCCTCACGCTCGCCGAAGCCGACGAGATGATCGCCGCCGCGAAAAAAGCGGGTGTCATCATCGGGTACGCCGAGGAGCTGTGTTACATCCCGAAATTCGTCCGCGCGAAGGAACTCGCCGACTCGGGAGCGATCGGCGATGTGTTTTTCGTGAAGCAGTCGGAAAAGCACGCGGGGCCGTATTCGCCGTGGTTCTTTCAGGCCGATCTCGCGGGCGGCGGCATCCTGATGGACATGGGCTGCCACGCCATCGAGTACTGCCGCTGGACGCTCGGCAAGCCGGCCGTGAAGAGCGTGTATTGCGATCTCGGACTGTATTCGTACGCCGGGATGATGGAACTCGACGACCACTGCGTGATGATCATCGAGTTCGAAGGCGGCAAGAAAGCGCTTGTGGAGTCGTCCTGGACGCTCAAGGGCGGCATGGAATCGCGCGCCGAAATCCACGGGACGAAGGGCGTCATTCAGACGTCGCTGCTGCAGGACGGATTCGGGATGAAGATGTTCTCCGAACCCGGCTCGGCGGGCGACGAGGATCACGCCGGCAAGGGCTGGACGCACCCGGGTTGGGCGGAAAATTGGCAGAACGGCTACCCGCAGGAGATGCAGGACTTCGTGAACTGCATCCGGAATGGGGGCACGCCGCTGGAGAGCGGCATCGACGGGCGCGTGGTGCTCGAAATCATGATCGCGGGATATCTCTCCGCGGCGACGGGCAAGCGAATCGACTTTCCGTTCAAGGACCCCGGCGGCTACAAGACCCCCGTGGAGATCTGGCTGAAGGCCCGGCGCAAGGCGGCGCGGGCGGTCGCCAAGACCAAGAAGGCGTGA
- a CDS encoding thioredoxin domain-containing protein, producing the protein MNRSRIFGLAICAFFLATAIVACTQGDQPAPKPAEVPVATQATPEPVKVDNKVRVELFVMSQCPFGKGAEGVMMKVVNTLPGAIDLDLGWVINKTDGPEKFKSLHGPEEVALNQVQACVGIVYGDKQLPFITQANETTDPWQETAKAMSLDIAQIEACVSDGRADAEMAKDAEVNKARGINASPTIFINGTEYGGTVSSLDLFDAVCKALGPQQPSVCANPPQSLSRSDGSSAGRCGDDEAAAQVDPSLVDEMTITHTVILPAGAFSDHSAKVLQQTKGLFPKAEIVQIPSSDAKAKKMIADYKLEWLPAFIFPKDVEKAKSFARMKAVMIPLGDGSAGYQLDPMKIASNYALARPATPGSIDIIYTPYSPRSLTMLLDIVDTLATPEFASAKDKVRLLPSPRIDPKGNLVAQRGEAEMEEIERHGAILKNWPDKFRAYLEARRKNPGGTYWEEFCEAAGLVPADVKAKARDAAMIESLRTSATLATELGIGVDIIFLVHNRELVQVLDRDEFRRLVKYALAAK; encoded by the coding sequence ATGAATCGGTCCCGCATTTTCGGACTTGCGATCTGCGCGTTTTTTCTCGCGACGGCGATCGTCGCGTGCACGCAGGGCGATCAGCCCGCCCCGAAACCCGCCGAGGTCCCCGTGGCGACGCAGGCGACGCCCGAACCGGTCAAGGTGGACAACAAGGTGCGGGTCGAACTCTTCGTCATGTCACAGTGCCCGTTCGGGAAGGGCGCCGAAGGCGTCATGATGAAGGTGGTGAACACGTTGCCCGGCGCGATCGACCTCGACCTCGGTTGGGTCATCAACAAGACCGATGGTCCGGAGAAATTCAAGTCGCTCCACGGCCCCGAAGAGGTGGCGCTGAACCAGGTGCAGGCGTGCGTGGGGATCGTGTATGGGGACAAACAGCTTCCCTTCATCACGCAGGCCAATGAAACCACCGACCCGTGGCAGGAAACCGCGAAGGCCATGAGCCTCGATATCGCCCAGATCGAGGCGTGCGTGAGTGACGGTCGCGCCGACGCGGAGATGGCGAAGGACGCCGAGGTCAACAAGGCGCGCGGCATCAACGCGAGCCCGACGATCTTCATCAACGGAACGGAGTACGGCGGGACGGTCAGCAGCCTCGATCTGTTCGACGCGGTCTGCAAGGCACTTGGTCCCCAGCAGCCGTCCGTCTGCGCCAACCCGCCGCAATCGCTCTCGCGTTCCGACGGATCGAGCGCCGGCCGATGCGGCGACGACGAAGCCGCGGCGCAGGTCGATCCCTCGCTCGTGGACGAGATGACGATCACGCACACGGTCATCCTGCCGGCCGGTGCGTTCAGCGACCACTCCGCCAAGGTGCTCCAGCAGACCAAGGGTCTGTTTCCAAAAGCCGAGATCGTGCAGATCCCTTCGAGCGATGCGAAAGCGAAAAAGATGATCGCGGACTACAAACTCGAATGGCTGCCCGCGTTCATCTTTCCGAAAGACGTGGAGAAGGCGAAGAGCTTCGCCCGCATGAAGGCCGTGATGATCCCGCTCGGCGACGGCTCGGCGGGCTACCAGCTCGACCCCATGAAGATCGCGTCGAATTACGCGCTCGCGCGACCCGCGACGCCCGGCAGCATCGACATCATCTACACGCCCTACTCTCCGCGGTCGCTCACGATGCTGCTCGATATCGTGGACACGCTCGCCACGCCCGAATTCGCATCGGCGAAGGACAAGGTGCGCCTGCTGCCGTCGCCTCGCATCGACCCCAAGGGCAATCTGGTCGCGCAGCGCGGCGAGGCGGAGATGGAAGAGATCGAGCGCCACGGCGCGATCCTGAAGAACTGGCCGGACAAATTCCGCGCGTATCTGGAAGCGAGGCGCAAGAATCCGGGCGGAACGTATTGGGAAGAGTTCTGCGAGGCGGCCGGGCTTGTTCCCGCCGACGTGAAGGCGAAGGCGCGCGACGCGGCGATGATCGAGTCGCTCAGGACGAGCGCCACGCTCGCGACCGAGCTCGGCATCGGCGTGGACATCATCTTTCTCGTGCACAACCGGGAACTGGTGCAGGTGCTGGATCGCGACGAGTTCCGCCGGCTCGTCAAATACGCGCTCGCCGCGAAGTAG
- the tgt gene encoding tRNA guanosine(34) transglycosylase Tgt, translated as MSAFSFHVTATDPACAARRGVMTTAHGPVETPVFMPVGTQGSVKAIGPDDLDALGAQIILGNTFHLYLRPGHEAVRSFGGLAKFASWNRPMLTDSGGFQVYSLQALRKITEDGVRFQSPIDGSYHQFTPESAIEIQEALGADIIMIFDECTPYPATHDYARLSMERTGRWARRCRAAKSANDQALFGIVQGGMFGDLRERSAHEMMEIGFDGYAIGGLSVGEEKPLMWEMVDRIAPLLPADRPRYLMGVGTPRDLLDGIARGIDMFDCVMPTRNARNGHLFTSEGRVIIKNARYRTDTAPLDPNCTCYTCRNFTRAYLRHLYVAGEILASRLLSIHNLAFYLGLMDGARRAIEDGRFLDYCSRALAGEQA; from the coding sequence ATGTCGGCATTCTCGTTTCACGTCACCGCCACCGATCCCGCGTGCGCCGCCCGGCGCGGCGTCATGACGACCGCCCACGGGCCGGTCGAGACGCCGGTTTTCATGCCCGTCGGCACGCAGGGTTCGGTCAAGGCGATCGGGCCGGACGACCTCGACGCGCTCGGCGCGCAAATCATTCTCGGCAATACGTTCCACCTGTATCTGCGTCCCGGGCACGAGGCGGTGCGCTCGTTCGGAGGGCTGGCAAAGTTCGCGTCTTGGAATCGGCCGATGCTCACCGACTCCGGCGGGTTTCAGGTCTATTCGCTTCAGGCGCTGCGCAAGATCACGGAAGACGGCGTGCGCTTCCAAAGTCCCATCGATGGGAGCTATCACCAGTTCACGCCCGAATCAGCCATCGAAATTCAGGAGGCGCTGGGCGCCGACATCATCATGATCTTCGACGAGTGCACGCCGTATCCCGCAACGCACGACTACGCCCGGCTCTCGATGGAGCGCACGGGCCGCTGGGCGCGACGGTGCCGGGCGGCGAAATCGGCGAACGATCAGGCACTCTTCGGCATCGTGCAGGGCGGAATGTTCGGCGACCTTCGCGAACGCAGCGCGCACGAGATGATGGAGATCGGTTTCGACGGTTACGCGATCGGAGGGCTGTCGGTCGGCGAGGAGAAACCCCTGATGTGGGAGATGGTGGACCGCATCGCTCCGCTTCTGCCGGCGGATCGGCCCCGTTATCTGATGGGCGTGGGGACGCCGCGCGACCTGCTCGACGGCATCGCGCGGGGCATCGACATGTTCGACTGCGTGATGCCGACGCGAAACGCGCGCAACGGGCATCTATTCACGAGCGAAGGCCGCGTCATCATCAAGAACGCCCGCTACCGGACCGACACCGCGCCGCTCGATCCGAACTGCACGTGCTACACCTGCCGGAATTTCACGCGGGCTTACCTGCGCCACCTGTATGTCGCGGGGGAGATTCTCGCCAGCCGACTGTTGTCGATCCACAATCTGGCGTTTTATCTGGGGCTCATGGACGGGGCTCGCCGCGCCATTGAAGACGGCCGTTTTTTGGACTATTGTTCGCGCGCCCTCGCGGGCGAACAGGCCTGA
- the yajC gene encoding preprotein translocase subunit YajC, whose protein sequence is MPWFFCDVAYAQGAGAPGGASAIANFLPLVLIVIVFYFFIIRPQSKRAKDHGKFLESLKRGDKVVTQSGIIGSVASIDDSKGIITIEIAKDTQVKFTRSSITSYVKTDEPAKDKDAKNG, encoded by the coding sequence ATGCCGTGGTTTTTCTGTGACGTGGCGTATGCGCAGGGGGCCGGAGCGCCCGGCGGCGCGAGCGCGATCGCCAATTTCCTGCCGCTCGTCCTGATCGTGATCGTCTTCTATTTCTTCATCATCCGCCCGCAGTCGAAGCGCGCCAAGGATCACGGCAAGTTCCTGGAAAGCCTCAAGCGCGGCGACAAGGTGGTTACGCAAAGCGGCATCATCGGCTCGGTGGCGTCGATCGACGATTCCAAGGGGATCATCACGATCGAAATCGCCAAGGACACGCAGGTCAAGTTCACGCGCTCGTCCATCACCAGCTACGTGAAGACCGACGAGCCGGCCAAGGACAAAGACGCCAAGAACGGCTGA